The Methylomicrobium agile genome has a segment encoding these proteins:
- a CDS encoding glutathione peroxidase has protein sequence MTTSIYDFKVTSLNGTEASLDQYRGKVLLIVNTASRCGFTPQYQGLEELYRRYRDRGLAVLGFPCNQFGAQEPGNAEDIRSFCTVNYGVSFPMFSKIEVNGEQADPLFRYLKAQAKGILGSTAIKWNFTKFLVNRQGDVVGRYGSATKPEQLAAAIEGLLPPV, from the coding sequence ATGACAACTTCCATTTATGATTTTAAGGTAACTTCTCTGAACGGCACCGAGGCCTCTCTCGATCAATACCGCGGCAAGGTGCTGCTGATCGTCAATACGGCCAGCCGCTGCGGCTTTACGCCGCAATACCAGGGGCTGGAGGAGCTGTACCGGCGCTACCGCGACCGGGGACTGGCGGTATTGGGATTTCCCTGCAACCAGTTCGGCGCACAGGAGCCGGGCAATGCGGAAGATATCCGGTCGTTCTGCACCGTCAATTATGGGGTCAGTTTCCCGATGTTTTCGAAAATCGAGGTCAACGGCGAACAGGCCGATCCGCTGTTCAGGTATCTCAAGGCGCAGGCGAAGGGCATTCTCGGCTCGACCGCGATCAAATGGAATTTCACAAAGTTTCTGGTGAACCGGCAAGGAGACGTCGTGGGGCGTTACGGTTCTGCGACCAAACCCGAGCAACTGGCCGCTGCCATAGAAGGTTTGCTGCCGCCGGTTTGA
- a CDS encoding efflux transporter outer membrane subunit, whose translation MISPLKPRRWMLILLLVVSGCAWIPEGEKPAQFIEMPSTEHISSQVRVDETGAPSKQWPKPEWWREFGSDELNSLMAKALQGNPDLKAAAARLRQAQALIRVEGARLLPFLDADAELANERISEHGVYAALNREEAAGANIVFGKMNPLSLRYEFDFWGKYRAALEAAIGEAASEDAELAETRLLLTTAIARSYIRGLALRRQLDLSRKIVELRKEMLHLAETRLELGIDSEDPAEQAGIELEAANKREAGIRDQLDIQKNLLVRLTGDGPVSLANLFTAGIHDSKALQLPAKLPLELLAHRPDLAAALRRAEAASERIKMAKASFLPTIDLTAFAGINALAMTKGASSLANLLFSGSSFSYGVAPGLRLPLFEGGRLRGELSAQRAEYDGAVELYNDTLLHAVQEVGDSLSSWEETHAILKAQVRLLSSSRKNQRLAEDRFSIGVDDRQAMLSRAHAALDQEFALQTVEADHWIARVDLIEALGGGYANDLRIVQQKIAHSQDHPEGFGLFGWLLAMPAIFNKN comes from the coding sequence ATGATAAGTCCATTGAAACCGCGGCGATGGATGTTGATCTTACTGCTTGTCGTCTCGGGCTGCGCCTGGATACCTGAAGGAGAAAAGCCTGCGCAGTTTATCGAGATGCCGTCCACGGAACACATCTCATCGCAGGTCCGCGTCGATGAGACAGGGGCTCCGTCGAAGCAATGGCCGAAACCGGAGTGGTGGCGCGAATTCGGCAGCGATGAACTCAATAGCCTTATGGCAAAGGCTTTACAGGGCAATCCTGACCTGAAGGCAGCGGCCGCCAGACTGCGTCAGGCGCAAGCCCTGATTCGCGTGGAAGGCGCCCGCCTGCTGCCGTTTCTGGACGCGGATGCGGAGCTTGCGAATGAACGGATCTCGGAGCATGGCGTGTATGCGGCGCTCAATCGCGAAGAGGCGGCCGGCGCCAATATTGTCTTCGGAAAAATGAATCCCTTGAGTTTACGCTACGAGTTCGATTTCTGGGGGAAATACCGCGCGGCGCTTGAAGCGGCAATCGGCGAAGCGGCTTCCGAAGACGCGGAACTGGCCGAAACCCGGCTGCTGTTGACGACTGCGATCGCGCGCTCCTATATCCGCGGCCTAGCGTTGCGCCGACAGCTCGATCTATCCCGAAAAATAGTCGAGTTGCGGAAAGAAATGCTGCATCTGGCCGAGACGCGGCTCGAATTAGGCATCGATTCCGAAGACCCTGCGGAACAGGCCGGCATCGAATTGGAGGCGGCCAACAAGCGCGAAGCCGGTATTCGGGATCAATTGGATATTCAGAAAAATCTGCTGGTCCGCTTGACAGGAGACGGACCGGTTTCACTGGCTAACCTGTTCACCGCCGGGATTCATGATTCAAAAGCACTGCAATTGCCTGCGAAGCTGCCTCTGGAACTGCTGGCCCATCGTCCCGATCTTGCGGCGGCCTTGCGCCGCGCCGAGGCCGCTTCGGAACGCATAAAAATGGCCAAAGCCAGCTTTCTGCCGACGATCGATCTCACGGCATTCGCCGGCATAAACGCTTTGGCAATGACCAAAGGCGCAAGCAGTTTAGCCAACCTATTATTTTCAGGCTCCAGTTTCTCTTATGGCGTAGCGCCCGGCCTGCGCCTTCCCTTGTTCGAAGGCGGGCGGCTGCGAGGAGAATTATCGGCCCAACGCGCCGAATACGACGGCGCAGTGGAACTTTATAACGACACCTTGCTGCATGCCGTGCAGGAAGTCGGCGATAGCCTCAGCAGTTGGGAGGAAACCCATGCCATATTGAAAGCTCAAGTTCGCTTACTGTCTTCGTCGCGCAAGAACCAAAGGCTTGCGGAAGATCGTTTCAGTATCGGCGTGGACGATCGCCAAGCCATGCTGAGCCGCGCACACGCCGCGCTCGACCAGGAATTTGCCTTGCAGACAGTGGAAGCCGATCATTGGATTGCCAGGGTGGATTTAATCGAAGCGCTAGGCGGGGGATACGCCAATGATCTTCGGATCGTGCAACAGAAAATCGCCCACTCGCAGGACCATCCCGAAGGTTTCGGCTTGTTCGGATGGTTGCTTGCCATGCCGGCCATATTCAACAAAAACTGA
- the ylqF gene encoding ribosome biogenesis GTPase YlqF, with protein sequence MQIQWYPGHMHKAGKEIKEILPKTDIVIEVLDARIPFSSANPLLASLRGDKPCLKVLSKSDLADPELTAVWQDYLEREQGVKTLALTSREPEKIRKIPALCRNMLAGQMQNDRIVHALIMGIPNVGKSTLINILAGRTVAKTGNEPAVTKTQQRIAIGSNVVLLDTPGMLWPNIENRHSGLRLAATGAIKDTALHHEAVAAFVAGYLNRQYPDYLRERFRLERIPESDEAVLEAISRKRGCLRAGGQMDLDKAAKILLAEFRAGTVGRVTLETPPMMEQELAEVTVIREQKAKKKRLRKLNKLSHE encoded by the coding sequence ATGCAGATTCAGTGGTATCCCGGCCATATGCACAAGGCCGGCAAGGAAATAAAGGAAATCCTGCCGAAAACCGACATCGTGATCGAGGTGCTCGACGCGCGCATTCCGTTCAGCAGCGCCAATCCGCTGCTCGCTTCGCTGCGCGGCGACAAGCCTTGCCTGAAAGTACTGAGCAAGAGCGATCTGGCCGACCCGGAACTGACCGCCGTCTGGCAGGATTACCTGGAACGGGAGCAAGGCGTCAAAACGCTCGCCCTGACCAGCCGCGAACCCGAAAAGATACGCAAAATTCCGGCGCTTTGCCGGAACATGCTGGCCGGGCAGATGCAGAACGACCGGATCGTGCACGCGCTGATCATGGGCATCCCGAACGTCGGCAAATCGACCCTGATCAACATCCTGGCCGGCCGCACGGTCGCCAAGACCGGCAACGAGCCGGCCGTGACCAAGACCCAGCAGCGCATCGCCATCGGCAGCAACGTCGTGCTGCTCGACACTCCCGGCATGCTCTGGCCGAACATCGAAAACAGGCACAGCGGCCTCCGGCTCGCCGCCACCGGCGCGATCAAGGACACCGCGCTGCATCATGAGGCGGTCGCCGCCTTCGTGGCCGGCTACCTGAACCGACAGTATCCCGACTACCTGCGCGAGCGTTTCCGGCTGGAGCGGATTCCGGAATCCGACGAAGCGGTGCTGGAAGCGATCAGCCGCAAACGCGGCTGCTTGCGCGCCGGCGGGCAGATGGATCTGGACAAGGCGGCCAAAATCCTGCTTGCAGAATTCCGCGCCGGTACAGTGGGACGAGTTACCCTCGAAACGCCGCCGATGATGGAACAGGAACTGGCCGAAGTGACTGTGATCCGGGAGCAAAAGGCGAAGAAGAAGCGTTTGCGCAAGCTGAATAAATTATCTCATGAATAA
- a CDS encoding metal-dependent hydrolase, translating to MASKKAHQASGIAAGILAAVIVVHRGAGGPFQLLAMLALVAGAWGGTAPDWLEIAWWRKKHRGKRRLWITHRTLTHWGIPWVTLLWYSYVSLNSAGWAPVAFGFAAGGLMHLLTDWPNPMGVPWIFRRHSLSMWRSGNLEFVVILLSWSLCAGVADGLLFNGVHTTRLIALCQSQLKNFSGDAVTKVIPRQFIRQFKT from the coding sequence ATGGCGTCGAAAAAAGCTCATCAAGCGTCCGGTATCGCTGCCGGCATACTTGCGGCTGTGATTGTGGTACATCGAGGCGCAGGAGGACCATTTCAATTGCTGGCGATGCTGGCATTGGTGGCAGGCGCGTGGGGAGGAACGGCTCCGGACTGGCTGGAAATCGCGTGGTGGCGAAAGAAACATCGTGGGAAACGCCGTTTATGGATTACGCATCGCACCTTGACCCATTGGGGCATTCCCTGGGTAACGCTGCTGTGGTACTCGTATGTCAGCCTCAATTCGGCAGGGTGGGCGCCCGTCGCCTTCGGATTTGCGGCAGGCGGACTCATGCATCTGCTTACCGATTGGCCCAATCCGATGGGCGTACCGTGGATTTTTCGGCGCCATTCGCTGTCCATGTGGCGCAGCGGCAACCTTGAATTCGTGGTGATCCTGTTATCCTGGAGCCTGTGCGCCGGGGTGGCCGATGGCCTGTTGTTCAATGGCGTCCACACGACAAGGCTGATCGCTTTGTGCCAGAGCCAATTGAAGAATTTTTCGGGCGATGCGGTCACTAAAGTGATACCCAGGCAGTTCATCCGGCAGTTTAAAACTTAA
- a CDS encoding HlyD family secretion protein, whose product MKTRHQSLRARRKRRLQWIVSIGVLAALIYTGYWLYRRDWIVSHNAFVTGNLIPVEADATGIVTHVWVEESQFVKKGDLLVRLDEHRAQTALKQTEGELGQTVREIGALFATHQQMCQKLIGRSSKLARVRHDVVRFRQGVPSGSVSQQVLQNAEDQMAALDAEMLEARSELEAIRARIGGTSRANHPDIEASKHRFIKAYIEYTRQRIYAPVSGYVAKRKVQVGDRVQPGDSLMTLVPLNHLWVEANLRETELQRVRPGQLAEVAVDLYGGNYTFQGTVEGLVPGTGSVFALLPPDNATGNFIHIVERVPVRIALREDELLAHPIRPGLSTVTSIHVDNTEKSPEDSLTQAVSQEYETDIFADELAEAEAKAKAIVAKNLITPDATLDSDCGRVALKK is encoded by the coding sequence ATGAAAACGCGTCATCAAAGTCTTCGCGCCCGCCGTAAGCGGCGCCTGCAATGGATTGTTTCAATAGGGGTCTTGGCGGCTTTGATTTATACCGGTTATTGGTTGTATCGCCGTGACTGGATCGTCAGCCACAATGCCTTTGTCACCGGCAACCTGATTCCGGTCGAGGCGGACGCGACCGGCATTGTGACTCATGTATGGGTGGAGGAAAGCCAATTTGTCAAAAAGGGCGATCTTTTGGTCCGCCTTGACGAACACCGCGCTCAAACAGCCTTAAAGCAGACCGAAGGCGAACTCGGGCAAACGGTACGGGAAATCGGCGCGCTTTTCGCCACGCATCAGCAAATGTGTCAAAAACTCATTGGGCGTTCTTCAAAACTGGCCCGGGTGCGCCATGATGTCGTTCGGTTTCGGCAAGGCGTACCCAGCGGTTCGGTGTCGCAGCAGGTTTTGCAAAACGCCGAAGATCAAATGGCGGCGCTGGATGCCGAGATGCTGGAGGCAAGGTCCGAACTCGAGGCGATTCGAGCCAGAATCGGCGGCACCAGCCGAGCGAATCATCCTGACATCGAAGCGTCCAAGCATCGATTTATCAAGGCTTACATCGAATATACCCGCCAGCGTATTTATGCGCCGGTTTCAGGCTATGTCGCAAAACGGAAGGTTCAGGTCGGCGACCGGGTGCAACCGGGAGATTCTCTGATGACGTTGGTTCCATTGAATCATCTGTGGGTCGAAGCGAACTTACGGGAAACCGAGCTGCAACGCGTACGACCAGGCCAGTTGGCGGAGGTTGCCGTGGATCTTTACGGAGGAAACTACACGTTTCAAGGGACTGTTGAAGGGTTGGTGCCGGGGACCGGCAGCGTTTTCGCCTTGTTGCCTCCCGATAACGCAACCGGAAACTTCATCCATATCGTCGAGCGGGTACCCGTTCGCATCGCCTTGCGGGAAGACGAATTATTGGCGCACCCCATTCGTCCGGGGCTTTCCACCGTTACCTCCATTCATGTGGACAACACGGAAAAATCCCCGGAAGATTCGCTCACGCAAGCGGTCAGCCAGGAATATGAAACGGATATTTTCGCGGATGAACTCGCCGAGGCAGAAGCCAAGGCGAAAGCCATCGTCGCCAAGAACTTGATTACGCCCGACGCGACGCTGGATTCGGATTGCGGCAGGGTGGCGCTGAAAAAATGA
- a CDS encoding DedA family protein has product MDILTHVLDFFLHINAHLADIFARYGVLTYTILFLIVFCETGLVVMPWLPGDSLLFAAGALTASTGQLDIYVLIVLLIAAALTGDNVNYVVGRFLGQKIKAREKIGFFKREYIERTEAYYEQYGGRTVIIARFVPLVRTVAPFVAGAGNMCYVRYLGFCIGGAMLWVGGLTMLGYQFGNLEIVQKNFELVILSIVAISLLPIVHQIWKNFRSKTSETASV; this is encoded by the coding sequence ATGGATATATTGACCCACGTTCTCGACTTCTTCTTGCACATCAATGCGCATCTGGCCGACATTTTCGCCCGATACGGCGTGCTGACCTATACGATTTTGTTCCTGATCGTGTTCTGCGAAACCGGTCTGGTCGTGATGCCCTGGCTGCCGGGCGACTCGCTGTTGTTCGCGGCCGGCGCGCTGACCGCCAGCACCGGGCAACTGGACATTTACGTGCTGATCGTGCTGTTGATCGCGGCCGCGTTGACCGGCGACAATGTGAATTACGTGGTGGGCCGGTTTCTCGGCCAAAAAATCAAGGCCAGGGAAAAAATCGGTTTCTTCAAGCGCGAGTACATCGAGCGCACCGAGGCCTACTACGAACAATACGGCGGCCGCACCGTGATCATTGCGCGCTTCGTGCCGCTGGTCCGGACTGTCGCGCCTTTCGTGGCCGGCGCAGGCAACATGTGCTATGTGCGTTATCTCGGCTTTTGCATCGGCGGCGCGATGCTCTGGGTCGGCGGCCTGACGATGCTGGGCTACCAGTTCGGCAATCTGGAAATCGTGCAGAAGAATTTCGAACTGGTGATTTTAAGCATCGTGGCGATTTCGCTGCTGCCGATCGTGCATCAGATCTGGAAGAATTTCCGTAGTAAAACCTCAGAAACCGCATCGGTTTAA
- the yfbR gene encoding 5'-deoxynucleotidase has protein sequence MVDAAKISVSTPFYAYLSRLRWIKRWGLKRNAHDENVMEHSWEVAVIAHTLALIKNRYYGGNLDANAVAAAALYHDITEVITGDLPTPIKYHSEAINVAYKQIEKQAEKELLKLLPSELQADFETLILHDAMPEEHVRIIKAADKISAYLKCQAEMKAGNTEFETAAQELAETIAGYRQPEVVFFMQAFAPSCGLTLDGLMRT, from the coding sequence ATGGTTGATGCGGCAAAAATCTCGGTTTCGACCCCTTTCTACGCCTATCTGTCGCGGCTTCGGTGGATCAAGCGCTGGGGGCTGAAGCGCAACGCGCACGACGAAAACGTGATGGAACACAGCTGGGAAGTGGCGGTGATCGCGCATACGCTGGCGTTGATCAAGAACCGCTACTACGGCGGCAATCTCGACGCGAACGCGGTCGCGGCCGCGGCGCTCTATCACGACATTACCGAGGTGATCACCGGCGACCTGCCGACGCCGATCAAATACCATTCCGAAGCGATCAACGTCGCCTACAAGCAGATTGAAAAGCAGGCCGAGAAGGAACTCTTGAAACTCTTGCCGTCCGAGCTGCAGGCCGATTTCGAGACGCTGATCCTGCATGACGCGATGCCCGAAGAGCATGTCCGGATCATCAAGGCGGCGGACAAGATCTCCGCTTATCTGAAATGCCAGGCGGAGATGAAGGCTGGCAATACCGAATTCGAAACCGCCGCGCAGGAACTGGCCGAAACGATAGCCGGCTACCGGCAGCCGGAAGTGGTGTTTTTCATGCAGGCGTTCGCGCCGAGCTGCGGGTTGACGCTGGACGGGTTGATGAGGACGTAA
- a CDS encoding MFS transporter: protein MAIIFDERLHGWRFVLFNAMLAFGHMAVLFNAGSYIALMPHVAGDLGGVKPSFGTWAQTDFMIAIALGFPLSRWLSGKYGTCSVWVTAFVVYALASSLCAISETLWLFLPARILLGLVGGLTLPVGQSLLLEEYPDHLKLLGLGVWGLVSMMPFTISFSVGGIIADEFGWRSLFYLNIPVALIVAAITGALLAGREFERSYIRFDAIGFVLLAIVLGGIQTILNQGNDFDWLDSTFLSVLLTLVIAALILFVVWELGERHPVLEIRLFGHCNFTIGVLASTVGFLLIQGILSLFIVQLQVLLGYSSFLASMVFLPMLLLAVPVAIAMHVVTLEWDARLLVCLNFLSFAGVWYWLGLFDDPGSFDQIFWPMLLLGFCLGSFFVPLTRLTVHGLSGRQERRAAEETGLLRIAAGAFGITLQGVLFFRRTPFHQLHLADNFGGRRFASLNLLQEFSLRLKTAGVAPEAINNEFVLFIRKQAAILAMNDTFLLASYLFAGLAGLIWLASPVYPSPHPGRRQEIEDIQAEQLMEEP, encoded by the coding sequence ATGGCTATAATTTTTGATGAGCGATTACACGGCTGGCGCTTCGTTCTGTTTAATGCCATGCTGGCTTTTGGGCACATGGCGGTATTGTTCAATGCGGGTTCTTATATTGCGTTGATGCCTCATGTCGCCGGTGATCTGGGTGGAGTAAAACCCAGTTTCGGAACTTGGGCCCAAACCGATTTCATGATTGCCATCGCACTGGGTTTCCCGTTAAGCCGCTGGCTTTCAGGAAAATACGGTACTTGCTCTGTGTGGGTCACGGCGTTCGTCGTCTACGCGTTGGCGTCTTCTCTGTGCGCGATCAGCGAAACCCTGTGGCTATTCCTTCCTGCGCGCATTTTGCTTGGTTTGGTGGGGGGACTCACGCTCCCGGTTGGCCAGTCCCTGCTGCTCGAAGAATATCCGGATCACCTGAAGCTGCTGGGCCTGGGGGTATGGGGGCTAGTCAGCATGATGCCATTCACGATCAGTTTTTCAGTCGGCGGCATTATTGCCGACGAGTTTGGCTGGCGTTCCTTATTTTATTTAAATATTCCCGTCGCCCTCATTGTTGCCGCAATCACCGGCGCATTGCTTGCCGGCAGAGAATTCGAACGCAGTTACATCCGTTTCGATGCTATCGGTTTTGTGCTTTTAGCCATCGTTTTGGGCGGCATTCAGACCATTTTGAATCAGGGAAACGATTTTGACTGGCTGGACTCCACTTTTTTGAGCGTACTACTGACCTTGGTCATCGCCGCTTTAATTCTTTTTGTTGTCTGGGAACTTGGCGAGCGCCATCCGGTGCTGGAAATACGTCTTTTCGGCCATTGCAATTTCACTATCGGCGTGCTCGCTTCGACCGTCGGATTTCTGTTGATTCAGGGAATCCTTTCGCTGTTTATTGTTCAACTGCAAGTCTTGCTGGGCTATTCCTCATTTTTAGCCAGCATGGTTTTTCTGCCTATGCTCCTGCTGGCCGTGCCTGTCGCCATTGCGATGCATGTGGTAACCCTGGAATGGGATGCACGCTTGCTGGTCTGTCTCAATTTTCTGAGCTTTGCAGGCGTTTGGTACTGGCTCGGATTATTCGACGATCCGGGTTCGTTCGATCAAATTTTTTGGCCGATGCTGCTGCTCGGATTTTGTCTGGGTTCGTTTTTTGTGCCGTTGACCCGTTTAACCGTACACGGCTTGTCGGGTCGACAAGAACGGCGGGCCGCCGAAGAAACCGGCCTGCTGCGTATCGCGGCGGGGGCATTCGGCATTACTTTGCAAGGCGTTTTATTTTTTCGCAGAACACCGTTCCATCAACTGCATCTGGCGGATAATTTTGGCGGAAGACGCTTCGCCTCGCTAAACCTGCTGCAAGAATTTTCGCTTCGGTTGAAAACCGCCGGCGTCGCGCCGGAGGCCATCAATAATGAATTCGTGCTGTTCATCAGGAAGCAAGCGGCCATCCTGGCCATGAACGATACTTTTTTACTGGCCAGTTATTTATTTGCCGGGCTTGCCGGGCTGATCTGGCTCGCGTCCCCCGTGTACCCTTCTCCACATCCTGGCAGACGCCAAGAGATAGAAGATATTCAAGCGGAACAATTGATGGAGGAACCATGA